The following are encoded in a window of Streptomyces sp. SAT1 genomic DNA:
- a CDS encoding 5-dehydro-4-deoxyglucarate dehydratase — translation MTSAPLAERLSIPSGPLFFPVTAYGPDGAPDLDVYRAHVRRGVEAGAAAVFACCGTGEFHALTPEEFGTCVRAAVEAAGGRVPVVAGTGYGTTLAVRYARLAEAAGADGLLAMPPYLVVAGQEGLLRHYREVAAATALPVIVYQRDNAVLTPRTAVALARTDGVIGLKDGLGDLDLMQRVVSALRTEGLDDFLCFNGLPTAEQTQLAYRGIGVTLYSSAVFCFVPEIALAFHRALREGDDTTAHRLLDGFYRPFVELRAQGAGYAVSLVKAGVRLRGLDVGGVRPPLHEPAPEHIERLARLVERGHALTEGAE, via the coding sequence GTGACGTCAGCCCCCCTCGCCGAGCGCCTCAGCATCCCCAGCGGGCCGCTGTTCTTCCCCGTCACCGCCTACGGCCCCGACGGCGCCCCCGACCTCGACGTCTACCGCGCCCATGTGCGCCGCGGCGTCGAGGCCGGGGCCGCCGCCGTCTTCGCCTGCTGCGGCACCGGCGAGTTCCACGCGCTCACGCCCGAGGAGTTCGGGACCTGCGTCCGCGCGGCCGTCGAGGCGGCCGGCGGGCGCGTCCCGGTCGTGGCGGGCACCGGCTACGGCACCACGCTCGCCGTGCGGTACGCCCGGCTCGCCGAGGCCGCGGGCGCGGACGGACTGCTCGCCATGCCGCCGTACCTCGTCGTCGCCGGGCAGGAGGGACTGCTGCGGCACTACCGCGAGGTGGCCGCGGCGACCGCCCTGCCCGTCATCGTCTACCAGCGTGACAACGCCGTCCTCACCCCGCGGACCGCCGTCGCGCTCGCCCGCACGGACGGCGTCATCGGCCTCAAGGACGGCCTCGGCGACCTCGACCTCATGCAGCGCGTCGTCAGCGCCCTCCGCACCGAGGGCCTGGACGACTTCCTCTGCTTCAACGGGCTGCCCACCGCCGAACAGACCCAGCTCGCCTACCGGGGCATCGGCGTCACCCTCTACTCCTCCGCCGTCTTCTGCTTCGTCCCCGAGATCGCCCTCGCCTTCCACCGGGCGCTGCGCGAGGGCGACGACACCACCGCGCACCGCCTGCTGGACGGCTTCTACCGCCCCTTCGTCGAACTGCGCGCCCAGGGCGCCGGGTACGCCGTCTCCCTGGTCAAGGCCGGGGTGCGGCTGCGCGGACTCGACGTGGGCGGCGTACGGCCGCCGCTGCACGAACCGGCCCCCGAGCACATCGAGCGGCTGGCCCGGCTCGTCGAACGCGGCCACGCGCTGACCGAGGGGGCCGAGTGA